The following coding sequences are from one Paenibacillus tundrae window:
- the glgD gene encoding glucose-1-phosphate adenylyltransferase subunit GlgD, producing the protein MKPLIGVINLDHELEELKELTYFRCGAAVPYAGRYRLIDFVLSNMMNAGIESIGVFVRRKYRSLLDHLGDGKPWDLDRKHGGMFILPPDWNDPTDTSQGDLQHFHNNLDFFHRGSGEYVVHAGSRHVTKADLQDVYRYHKSTGADVTLVCKKVDQLLPEHNACVKVEHDGYGNVVDIHQSADHPNIYTEIFIMEKQLFLRQVQRCIDHGESHFFRDVIQKNPDGLKIAAYAYDGYHAVINSIESYYRNSLELLNKGLYEQLFQEEPVQTKIKYEAPAKYLDTAEVKHSLLANGCIVGGEVEDSILFRGVHVAKGAKIKGSIIMQKCYIGEGAVLENVILDKDVKLTGGQTLIGDPSNPYILAKSTII; encoded by the coding sequence ATGAAACCATTGATCGGAGTTATTAACCTTGACCATGAGCTTGAAGAATTGAAGGAATTGACGTACTTTCGCTGCGGAGCTGCGGTGCCCTATGCCGGACGTTACCGTCTAATTGATTTTGTATTGTCTAACATGATGAATGCGGGCATTGAAAGCATTGGTGTATTTGTAAGGCGTAAATATCGTTCACTCTTAGATCATTTGGGTGATGGGAAGCCATGGGATCTGGATCGTAAACATGGAGGTATGTTTATTTTGCCGCCGGATTGGAATGATCCAACGGATACCTCACAGGGCGATTTACAGCATTTTCACAATAACTTAGACTTCTTTCATCGGGGATCGGGAGAATATGTTGTTCATGCCGGTAGCCGTCATGTAACCAAGGCGGATCTGCAGGATGTCTACAGGTATCATAAAAGCACAGGGGCGGACGTTACGCTGGTCTGCAAAAAAGTAGATCAATTGTTGCCTGAGCATAATGCTTGTGTCAAAGTTGAACATGACGGGTACGGTAATGTGGTAGACATTCACCAAAGTGCCGATCACCCGAATATATATACAGAAATTTTTATCATGGAAAAACAACTGTTCTTGCGCCAAGTACAGCGCTGCATCGATCATGGCGAGAGTCATTTTTTCCGTGATGTGATCCAGAAAAATCCAGATGGTTTGAAGATTGCTGCCTATGCGTACGACGGATATCATGCCGTAATCAATTCAATCGAAAGTTATTATCGGAATAGTCTGGAACTGTTGAACAAAGGGCTGTATGAACAACTGTTCCAAGAAGAGCCTGTTCAAACGAAGATTAAATATGAGGCACCAGCTAAATATCTCGATACAGCCGAGGTGAAACATTCCTTACTCGCGAATGGGTGCATTGTTGGTGGAGAAGTCGAGGATAGTATTCTGTTTCGTGGAGTGCACGTAGCTAAAGGTGCCAAAATTAAGGGTTCCATTATTATGCAGAAGTGTTACATTGGTGAGGGAGCTGTACTGGAGAATGTTATCCTCGATAAAGATGTGAAGCTGACGGGTGGGCAGACGTTGATTGGTGACCCATCAAACCCGTATATTTTGGCAAAAAGCACTATTATCTAA